Proteins from one Flavobacterium sp. N2038 genomic window:
- a CDS encoding UDP-glucose--hexose-1-phosphate uridylyltransferase, translating into MKNFDINEDPHRRFNPLLNEWVLVSPHRAKRPWQGQNETIATEALPKYDSTCYLCPGNVRANGVSNPKYENSFVFENDFAAMKQDEIIFEEDIKHTFFKAIPEQGISRVVCFSPRHDLTLPEMEIDGIENIIRTWQKEYTDLGNIKYINHVQIFENKGSVMGCSNPHPHGQIWAQSSLPTQVEKTQNSLKAYFDKNNRTLLKDYLDAELKSGDRIVIENDHFVALVPFWAIWPYETMIISKRSFGKITDLTAEEATAFAKILKQLTTKYDNLFSTSFPYSSGIHQAPTDSLEHPEWHFHMHFYPPLLRSATVKKFMVGYEMLGESQRDITPEKSAEILRQQSDVHYKSL; encoded by the coding sequence ATGAAAAATTTCGACATTAACGAAGATCCTCACAGACGATTTAATCCTTTATTAAACGAATGGGTACTAGTTTCACCTCATCGTGCAAAACGCCCTTGGCAGGGACAAAATGAAACCATAGCTACAGAGGCTTTGCCAAAGTACGACTCAACCTGTTACTTATGTCCGGGAAATGTTCGTGCTAACGGAGTGAGCAATCCGAAATACGAAAACAGTTTTGTTTTTGAAAATGATTTTGCAGCCATGAAACAGGACGAAATTATTTTTGAAGAAGATATTAAGCATACTTTTTTTAAAGCCATCCCTGAACAGGGAATTTCAAGAGTGGTTTGTTTTTCACCAAGACACGATCTTACCTTGCCTGAAATGGAAATTGACGGGATTGAAAACATCATCAGAACCTGGCAAAAAGAATATACTGATTTAGGAAATATTAAATACATCAATCACGTTCAGATTTTCGAAAATAAAGGAAGCGTGATGGGGTGCAGTAATCCGCACCCACACGGGCAAATCTGGGCACAATCATCTTTGCCAACTCAGGTTGAAAAAACACAGAACAGTTTAAAAGCATATTTTGATAAAAACAACAGAACCCTTCTTAAAGATTACCTGGATGCCGAATTAAAATCTGGCGATCGTATTGTAATCGAAAATGATCATTTTGTTGCTTTGGTTCCGTTTTGGGCAATCTGGCCTTATGAAACCATGATCATAAGCAAAAGATCTTTTGGCAAAATCACCGATTTAACTGCTGAAGAAGCTACTGCTTTTGCTAAAATTCTAAAACAGCTTACAACAAAATACGACAATTTATTCAGTACTTCTTTCCCGTACTCATCTGGAATTCATCAGGCGCCAACAGATAGTTTAGAACATCCAGAATGGCATTTTCATATGCATTTTTATCCGCCATTATTAAGATCGGCAACGGTTAAAAAATTTATGGTTGGTTACGAAATGCTGGGCGAATCACAACGTGATATTACTCCTGAAAAAAGTGCTGAGATTTTAAGACAACAATCAGACGTTCATTATAAAAGCTTATAA
- a CDS encoding GntR family transcriptional regulator, whose protein sequence is MNIISIQNNLGLPKYKQIILSIEKAIDEEKLIKGDRLPSVNKVCLAFSLSRDTVLLAYDELKKRGIIYAIPGKGYYVKSVETTIKQKIFLLFDELNIFKEDIYNSFLKNIGKNVQVDIFFHHFNVQVFKKLINDSNGNYTKYIIMPTNLIDITDCIKTLPVNEVIILDQTNPELKMYPAIYQNHQKDIFEGLQNGKARLNKYEKLILIFPGFREPLGMKIGFEEFCAKYNFEYEIISEFGDRQITSGDLYIIPTDRELVHVIENARNHNLKLGSDFGIISYNETPLKKIVANGITTISTHFETMGKILAEMVLKGKKEQIENKSALIMRNSL, encoded by the coding sequence ATGAACATTATCTCTATTCAAAATAATCTTGGTTTACCAAAGTATAAACAGATTATTCTTTCAATTGAAAAAGCTATTGATGAAGAAAAATTGATAAAAGGCGACAGGCTTCCATCTGTAAATAAAGTGTGTCTGGCTTTTTCATTATCCCGGGATACAGTTTTACTGGCTTATGATGAATTAAAGAAAAGAGGAATCATTTATGCCATCCCCGGTAAAGGCTATTATGTTAAAAGTGTTGAAACTACAATTAAGCAGAAGATTTTTTTACTGTTTGATGAGTTAAATATCTTTAAAGAAGATATCTATAATTCGTTTTTAAAAAATATTGGAAAAAATGTTCAGGTCGATATATTTTTTCATCATTTCAATGTTCAGGTTTTTAAAAAGCTCATAAACGACAGTAATGGGAATTATACCAAGTATATCATTATGCCAACTAATTTAATTGATATAACGGATTGTATAAAAACCCTACCAGTAAATGAAGTTATTATTCTGGATCAAACTAATCCGGAATTAAAAATGTATCCCGCAATTTATCAAAACCACCAAAAAGATATATTTGAAGGTTTGCAGAATGGCAAAGCGAGATTGAACAAGTATGAAAAATTAATTTTAATTTTTCCGGGTTTTAGAGAGCCGCTCGGTATGAAAATAGGATTTGAGGAGTTTTGTGCAAAGTATAATTTTGAATATGAAATTATCAGCGAATTTGGTGACAGACAAATTACCAGTGGCGATTTATATATTATTCCAACAGATCGTGAACTGGTTCATGTAATTGAAAATGCCAGAAATCATAATCTAAAATTAGGCAGTGATTTTGGAATTATTTCATACAATGAAACCCCATTAAAAAAGATTGTTGCAAATGGTATTACGACTATTTCAACTCATTTTGAAACCATGGGGAAAATTTTGGCAGAAATGGTACTAAAAGGGAAAAAGGAGCAAATCGAAAATAAATCGGCTTTGATTATGCGAAATTCATTGTAG
- a CDS encoding sodium/sugar symporter yields MNQNLAFADYAVFIIYFIVVSAYGYSVYRKRKQDEHDAKAYFLAEGNLTWWAIGASLIASNISAEQFIGMSGEGFFLGIAVAAYEWLAAVALIIVAVWFIPVYLKNKIYTMPQFLKTRYNESTALIMAVFWLFLYVFVNLTSILYLGAVAINGLAGGEYLHVIMIGLAVFALVISLGGMKVVAYTDVIQVAVLIIGGLVTSYIALTTVGRYFHVGENAIAGFQVLMEKAPEHFKMIIPRPTATSSQLEINKYLTFPGLMSYVAGIWIINLNYWGCNQYITQRALGADLQTARTGILFAGMLKLLMPLIVMLPGIAAYVLYQNGHLPQLVGGKDGAYSAVLTFLPTGLKGLSVAALTAAIVASLAGKVNSISTIYTLDVHKKYIQKDAGEKQQVNIGRIAVFAAMLLAVLFTWNDLLGIGGVGGFTYIQKYTGFISPGVFAMFFLGMFWKRTTGTAAIVGVILGFVLSVLFNEYAPMLFGNETLLYTAYSNGKGGFEIPFHICMGLSFFFTMLAMIGISFAGPKVNPKAFEIDSEMFKVKPQTTVLIVITLLIIVALYVKFW; encoded by the coding sequence ATGAACCAGAACCTCGCTTTCGCAGATTATGCGGTTTTTATTATTTATTTTATCGTAGTTTCTGCCTACGGTTACAGTGTTTACCGCAAACGTAAACAAGACGAACACGATGCTAAAGCTTATTTCCTGGCCGAAGGAAATTTAACATGGTGGGCTATTGGAGCTTCGTTAATTGCCTCAAACATCTCTGCAGAACAATTTATCGGAATGAGTGGTGAAGGTTTCTTTTTAGGAATTGCTGTTGCTGCTTACGAATGGCTGGCAGCTGTTGCTTTGATTATTGTAGCCGTTTGGTTTATCCCTGTTTATCTTAAAAACAAGATTTACACGATGCCTCAATTCTTAAAAACACGTTATAACGAATCTACTGCTTTGATTATGGCAGTTTTCTGGTTGTTTTTGTACGTTTTTGTAAACTTAACTTCTATCCTTTATTTAGGAGCTGTTGCTATTAATGGTTTAGCAGGTGGAGAATATCTGCATGTTATTATGATTGGATTGGCAGTATTTGCTTTGGTAATCTCTTTAGGAGGAATGAAAGTTGTTGCATATACAGACGTTATTCAGGTTGCCGTTTTAATTATTGGTGGTTTGGTTACTTCTTATATTGCACTTACTACAGTTGGAAGATATTTTCATGTGGGTGAAAATGCAATCGCCGGATTTCAGGTTTTAATGGAAAAAGCTCCGGAACATTTCAAAATGATTATCCCAAGACCAACAGCGACTTCATCTCAGCTTGAGATCAATAAATATTTAACTTTCCCTGGTTTGATGTCTTACGTAGCCGGTATCTGGATCATCAACTTAAACTACTGGGGATGTAACCAATACATTACACAAAGAGCTTTAGGTGCCGATTTACAAACTGCACGTACAGGTATTTTGTTTGCTGGTATGTTAAAATTATTAATGCCTTTAATCGTAATGTTACCGGGTATAGCTGCTTACGTTTTATACCAAAACGGACATTTACCACAATTAGTTGGAGGAAAAGACGGCGCTTATTCTGCTGTATTAACGTTCTTACCTACTGGTTTAAAAGGACTTTCTGTCGCTGCATTAACTGCTGCAATTGTTGCTTCATTGGCAGGTAAAGTAAATAGTATCTCAACGATCTATACTTTAGATGTACATAAAAAATACATCCAAAAAGATGCCGGCGAAAAACAACAGGTAAACATTGGTAGAATTGCTGTATTTGCTGCAATGCTTTTGGCTGTATTGTTTACATGGAATGACCTTCTTGGAATTGGTGGTGTTGGTGGATTCACCTACATTCAAAAATATACAGGTTTCATTAGCCCCGGAGTTTTCGCAATGTTCTTCCTTGGTATGTTCTGGAAAAGAACTACTGGAACTGCGGCAATCGTAGGAGTAATTTTAGGATTTGTTTTATCTGTTTTATTTAATGAGTATGCACCAATGTTATTCGGAAATGAAACATTATTATATACCGCTTATTCTAATGGCAAAGGTGGTTTCGAAATTCCGTTCCACATTTGTATGGGATTGTCTTTCTTCTTTACCATGCTGGCAATGATCGGAATCAGTTTTGCAGGACCAAAAGTAAATCCTAAAGCATTTGAAATTGACTCTGAAATGTTTAAAGTAAAACCACAAACTACAGTTTTAATCGTAATTACATTATTGATTATTGTGGCGTTGTATGTTAAATTCTGGTAG
- a CDS encoding OsmC family protein translates to MKHLFKAQLNWTSEENPSEELKKFYSKTHQIKIEGKPNLDVSAAKAFKGDPSLYNPEDLLLSSLVSCHMMSYLYVCSQSGIEVLEYSDNAEATLEVSADGSGRFVEVRLYPKVKISNPDQVELALELHFKANQLCFIANSCNFPVLHEASCEV, encoded by the coding sequence ATGAAACATTTATTTAAAGCACAGCTAAACTGGACTTCGGAAGAAAATCCATCTGAAGAATTAAAAAAGTTCTACAGTAAAACGCATCAAATTAAAATCGAAGGAAAACCAAATTTAGATGTTTCTGCAGCAAAAGCTTTCAAAGGTGATCCGTCATTATATAATCCGGAGGATTTATTGCTGAGTAGTTTGGTTTCTTGTCATATGATGTCATACTTATATGTTTGCTCTCAAAGCGGAATAGAAGTTCTCGAATATTCCGACAATGCCGAAGCAACACTCGAAGTTTCTGCAGATGGAAGCGGGCGTTTCGTTGAGGTTAGATTATATCCGAAAGTAAAAATTTCAAATCCTGATCAGGTTGAATTGGCTCTGGAGTTACATTTTAAGGCCAATCAATTGTGCTTTATTGCCAATTCCTGCAATTTTCCTGTTTTGCATGAGGCGAGTTGTGAGGTTTAG
- a CDS encoding NAD(P)/FAD-dependent oxidoreductase: protein MTKEFVDVLVIGAGPSGCVSASYLHKNKVKVKVVEKAKFPRLVVGESLIPRVMDHFAEAELYDALNAMNFEKKLGARFIRGEEICVFDFSQKFGEGWDWTWQVPRADFDNTMAQEVIRKGIDLEFETEVLEVSFEGKNSKTIVKDADGNLKEIHAKFIVDSSGYGRVLPRLLDLDTPSKLDPHSSIFTHVKDINREEGEEGTQISFDILETEVWLWVIPFSNGNTSLGVVGPTDFINSLSENKDNAEALRNAIQKSDYYIKRFAGTEFLFEPVKLENYSRAVKRMYGDGFALTGNSSEFLDPVFSSGVAFATESGMLAAKLYLKESQGIPVDWEVEFTQYMKRGIAVFTTYVQEWYTGNLQTLFFHQPENPEVKEKICSVLAGYVWNEENPFVKKHDHVIANMAYLLNMQKEQSPE from the coding sequence ATGACAAAGGAGTTTGTTGATGTTTTAGTGATTGGTGCAGGACCTTCAGGATGTGTTTCGGCATCGTATCTACATAAAAATAAGGTAAAGGTAAAGGTTGTAGAAAAAGCAAAATTCCCAAGACTTGTGGTTGGCGAAAGCCTTATTCCGAGGGTTATGGATCATTTTGCTGAAGCTGAACTTTATGATGCGCTCAATGCAATGAACTTTGAAAAAAAGCTTGGCGCTCGTTTTATAAGAGGAGAAGAAATATGTGTTTTTGATTTTAGTCAGAAATTTGGAGAAGGCTGGGACTGGACCTGGCAGGTACCCAGAGCTGATTTTGACAATACAATGGCACAGGAAGTAATTCGAAAAGGAATTGATCTGGAATTTGAAACAGAAGTTTTGGAAGTTTCTTTTGAAGGAAAAAATTCGAAAACAATTGTGAAAGATGCAGACGGAAATTTAAAAGAGATTCACGCCAAATTCATAGTAGATTCCAGCGGATACGGACGTGTTTTGCCTAGACTTTTAGATTTGGATACACCATCAAAATTAGATCCGCATTCTTCGATATTTACGCATGTAAAAGATATAAACAGAGAGGAAGGCGAGGAGGGAACTCAGATTTCTTTTGATATTCTGGAAACCGAAGTATGGCTGTGGGTAATTCCGTTCTCGAATGGAAATACGAGTTTAGGAGTTGTTGGCCCAACAGATTTTATCAATTCTCTTTCTGAAAATAAAGACAATGCTGAAGCGTTGCGAAATGCCATCCAAAAGTCTGATTATTATATTAAGAGATTTGCCGGAACGGAGTTTTTATTCGAGCCTGTAAAACTCGAAAATTATTCAAGAGCGGTAAAAAGAATGTACGGAGATGGCTTTGCTTTAACCGGAAACAGTTCTGAATTTCTAGATCCGGTATTCTCATCCGGAGTTGCTTTTGCCACAGAATCCGGAATGCTGGCAGCAAAATTATATCTGAAAGAATCGCAAGGAATTCCTGTTGATTGGGAAGTTGAGTTTACGCAATATATGAAACGTGGTATTGCCGTTTTTACTACGTATGTACAGGAATGGTACACAGGAAATCTGCAAACGCTGTTTTTTCACCAACCTGAAAATCCTGAAGTAAAAGAAAAAATATGTTCGGTTTTGGCGGGTTATGTCTGGAATGAGGAAAACCCTTTTGTAAAGAAACACGATCACGTAATAGCAAATATGGCATATTTACTGAATATGCAGAAAGAACAAAGCCCTGAATAA
- the galK gene encoding galactokinase translates to MNEILIQNTTSFFENTFGSAPQKIVLSPGRINIIGEHIDYNDGYVLPAAIDKIICFAFEKNNTKKAKIIAIDLNEEFEIDLTEKAALNDAVWTNYIRGVIKQLQDNGFSFEGFNCVFSSNIPVGSGLSSSAALECGMIFGIVALFDLKIEKKDIALLGQKAEHWVGINCGIMDQFSSVHGLENKVIQLDCNTLDFEYHNADFRDYSLILMDSNVKHSLFTSEYNTRRIECEQGLSIIKTHFPEVKTFRDCKEEQLLSIQDKIDPTVFKRVHYVVKEINRVIKACEALDKGNIELLGQLLFETHYGLSQEYAVSCEELDMLVDTAKADDAIIGSRLMGGGFGGCTINLIKKGHENEVKSKFSNLYLNTFGIELKFYDVKISNGTKLL, encoded by the coding sequence ATGAATGAAATTCTAATACAAAATACCACCTCTTTTTTTGAGAATACTTTTGGATCTGCTCCACAAAAAATTGTTCTTTCTCCCGGAAGAATCAATATTATCGGAGAGCATATCGACTATAATGACGGTTATGTTTTACCGGCTGCAATCGACAAAATAATTTGTTTTGCTTTTGAAAAAAACAATACTAAAAAAGCCAAAATAATTGCCATCGATTTAAATGAAGAATTCGAAATTGATTTGACTGAAAAAGCAGCATTAAATGATGCTGTATGGACCAACTACATTCGTGGTGTTATTAAACAACTACAAGATAATGGCTTTTCATTTGAAGGTTTTAATTGTGTTTTTAGCAGTAACATTCCGGTCGGATCCGGATTATCTTCTTCGGCAGCTTTAGAGTGCGGAATGATTTTCGGAATCGTGGCACTTTTTGATTTAAAAATAGAAAAGAAAGACATCGCATTATTAGGCCAAAAAGCAGAACACTGGGTTGGTATTAACTGCGGAATTATGGATCAGTTCTCCAGTGTACATGGTCTTGAAAATAAAGTAATTCAGTTGGATTGTAACACATTGGATTTTGAATATCATAATGCCGATTTCAGAGATTATTCTTTAATCCTGATGGATAGTAATGTAAAACATTCGCTTTTTACTTCAGAATATAATACAAGACGAATTGAATGCGAACAAGGTTTGTCTATTATAAAAACTCATTTTCCTGAAGTAAAAACGTTTAGAGATTGCAAAGAAGAACAACTTTTAAGTATTCAGGATAAAATAGATCCAACCGTTTTTAAGAGAGTACACTATGTTGTAAAAGAAATTAACCGTGTTATTAAGGCATGCGAGGCTCTGGACAAAGGAAATATAGAACTTTTAGGACAATTACTTTTTGAAACGCATTATGGCTTATCGCAGGAGTATGCCGTGAGCTGTGAAGAGCTGGATATGCTAGTAGATACTGCAAAAGCTGATGATGCCATAATTGGCTCCCGTTTGATGGGGGGCGGATTTGGCGGCTGCACTATAAATTTAATTAAAAAAGGTCACGAAAATGAGGTAAAAAGTAAGTTTTCAAATCTTTATTTAAATACATTTGGAATTGAATTAAAATTCTATGATGTAAAAATCTCAAACGGAACAAAACTACTTTAA
- a CDS encoding NUDIX hydrolase, whose translation MLNNYSSADKILLAVDCIIFGFDKEGLKILLIKRDFEPEKGKWSLIGGFLKSDEVLDNAATRILNTYTGLNDIYMEQLYAYSEIDRDPVERTISVSYYALINIENHNAELIKNYHAQWFSVTDAPNLIFDHNEMVNHAIKRLRYKTSIKPIGFELLPEKFTMRQLLELYEAILSKELDKRNFISKINSLEILNKLEEKDKQSSRKGSYLYTFNKEKYEEKLLNDFVLNL comes from the coding sequence ATGCTAAACAATTATAGCTCTGCTGACAAAATTTTATTAGCAGTAGATTGCATTATTTTTGGATTTGACAAAGAAGGATTAAAAATACTTTTGATCAAAAGAGATTTCGAACCCGAAAAAGGAAAATGGTCCCTGATTGGCGGTTTCCTAAAAAGTGATGAAGTATTAGATAATGCCGCAACCAGAATTTTGAATACCTATACTGGTTTAAACGATATTTACATGGAGCAATTATATGCTTACAGTGAAATAGATCGTGATCCTGTCGAAAGAACCATTTCGGTTTCTTATTATGCATTGATTAACATTGAAAACCATAATGCCGAATTAATAAAAAATTATCATGCTCAATGGTTTAGTGTTACCGATGCACCAAATTTAATTTTTGACCATAACGAAATGGTGAATCATGCCATTAAAAGATTACGCTACAAAACATCCATAAAACCTATTGGCTTTGAATTGCTTCCTGAAAAATTTACGATGCGTCAATTATTAGAATTATACGAAGCTATTTTAAGCAAGGAACTGGACAAAAGAAATTTTATCAGTAAAATTAATTCTTTAGAAATCCTGAATAAACTGGAGGAAAAAGACAAACAGTCCTCTAGAAAAGGATCTTATTTGTATACATTCAATAAAGAAAAATACGAAGAGAAATTGTTGAATGATTTTGTATTGAATTTATAA
- a CDS encoding STAS-like domain-containing protein, translating into MNKIRVFDFDEYPGLRHCTISEFSGEEFYHKILNDAFKNAYDKKEKLTIDLDDVDAYASSFLDEAFGNLVYDFTLKKVKEYVVIISNDEPHWIKMIENETYNQWEERRKANDKVIVTEVHKPWYRLINDALKFEVWEMP; encoded by the coding sequence ATGAACAAAATTAGAGTATTTGACTTTGATGAATATCCAGGATTGAGACACTGTACAATCAGTGAGTTTTCAGGTGAAGAATTTTATCATAAAATTCTCAATGACGCATTTAAAAATGCATACGACAAAAAAGAAAAATTGACAATTGACTTAGACGATGTTGATGCTTATGCGTCTTCATTTTTAGATGAGGCTTTCGGGAATTTAGTGTATGATTTCACATTAAAAAAGGTTAAAGAATACGTAGTTATAATTTCAAATGATGAGCCTCATTGGATTAAGATGATAGAAAATGAAACTTATAATCAATGGGAAGAGAGGAGAAAAGCTAACGATAAAGTAATCGTTACAGAAGTTCATAAACCTTGGTATAGGTTAATTAATGATGCATTAAAGTTTGAGGTATGGGAGATGCCTTAA
- a CDS encoding HAL/PAL/TAL family ammonia-lyase, which translates to MNTINEYLSLAEFESIIFGNNKVTISDVVLNRVNESFNFLKEFSGNKVIYGVNTGFGPMAQYRIKESDQIQLQYNLIRSHSSGTGKPLSPVCAKAAILARLNTLSLGNSGVHPSVIHLMAELINRDITPLIFEHGGVGASGDLVQLSHLALVLIGEGEVFYKGERRPTPEVFEIEGLKPIQVEIREGLALINGTSVMTGIGVVNIHHAKKLLDWSLKSSCAINELVQAYDDHFSEELNQTKRHKGQQEVALRMRKNLSDSTLIRKREDHLYSGENTEEIFKEKVQEYYSLRCVPQILGPVLETINNVASILEDEFNSANDNPIIDVKNKHVYHGGNFHGDYISLEMDKLKIVITKLTMLAERQLNYLLNSKINEILPPFVNLGTLGFNFGMQGVQFTATSTTAESQMLSNPMYVHSIPNNNDNQDIVSMGTNAAVITSKVIENAFEVLAIEMITIVQAIDYLGQKDKISSVTKKWYDDVRNIIPEFKEDQVMYPFVQKVKDYLTNS; encoded by the coding sequence ATGAATACAATTAATGAATATTTAAGTTTAGCAGAATTCGAATCTATTATATTTGGAAATAACAAAGTTACAATAAGTGATGTAGTTCTAAACAGGGTAAATGAAAGCTTTAACTTTCTAAAAGAATTTTCAGGAAACAAAGTAATATATGGTGTAAATACTGGCTTTGGACCAATGGCTCAATATAGAATTAAGGAGTCAGACCAAATTCAGCTTCAATATAATTTAATCAGGAGCCACTCATCCGGAACAGGAAAGCCGTTGAGTCCTGTTTGTGCAAAAGCAGCAATCTTAGCCCGATTAAATACGCTTTCTTTGGGGAATTCAGGTGTTCATCCTTCTGTAATTCATTTAATGGCCGAGTTGATCAACAGAGATATTACCCCATTGATTTTCGAACACGGTGGCGTTGGAGCGAGTGGAGATTTGGTACAATTATCACACTTAGCTTTAGTTTTAATTGGCGAAGGTGAAGTTTTTTATAAAGGAGAAAGAAGACCAACTCCTGAGGTTTTTGAAATTGAAGGCCTAAAACCAATTCAGGTAGAAATTAGAGAAGGTCTGGCTTTGATTAACGGAACTTCTGTAATGACAGGAATTGGCGTTGTAAATATTCATCATGCTAAAAAATTATTAGACTGGTCTTTGAAGTCTTCTTGTGCAATAAACGAATTGGTTCAGGCTTATGACGATCATTTTTCTGAAGAATTAAACCAAACCAAACGTCATAAAGGACAACAGGAAGTAGCTTTAAGAATGAGAAAAAATCTTTCAGACAGTACTTTAATTCGTAAAAGAGAAGACCATTTATATTCTGGAGAAAATACCGAAGAAATTTTTAAAGAAAAAGTTCAGGAATATTACTCTTTAAGATGTGTGCCTCAAATTCTTGGGCCGGTTTTAGAAACTATAAATAATGTCGCTTCTATTCTGGAAGACGAATTTAACTCGGCAAACGACAATCCTATTATAGATGTAAAAAACAAACACGTTTATCACGGAGGAAACTTCCACGGCGATTATATTTCGCTTGAAATGGATAAACTGAAAATTGTTATTACAAAATTAACGATGTTGGCAGAACGCCAATTGAACTATTTGCTAAATTCAAAAATTAATGAAATCCTTCCTCCATTTGTAAATCTGGGAACTTTAGGCTTTAACTTTGGTATGCAGGGGGTTCAATTTACAGCAACCTCAACAACAGCAGAAAGTCAAATGCTTTCAAATCCAATGTATGTGCATTCAATTCCAAACAACAACGACAATCAGGACATTGTAAGTATGGGAACAAATGCCGCGGTAATTACATCAAAAGTAATCGAAAATGCTTTTGAGGTTCTGGCTATCGAAATGATTACCATTGTTCAGGCCATTGATTATTTAGGTCAAAAAGATAAAATTTCATCAGTTACAAAAAAATGGTACGACGATGTAAGAAATATTATTCCGGAGTTTAAAGAAGATCAGGTAATGTATCCTTTTGTTCAAAAAGTAAAAGATTACCTTACAAACAGTTAA
- a CDS encoding aldose epimerase family protein, translated as MEIKHISQFEDKSAYKSFGLTSDNEEILSFELSNKSGMKVQLINYGATVTSLKIPVDGKLIDVVLGFDTLESYLDSYNLPSAPYFGTTVGRYAGRINKGLFSLNDKTFQLAGNNNGNALHGGDTGFGKKAWNVTNLTAGENPSVTFSLLSENLDQNYPGALQVELKYTLTEANELQLEYKATTTEDTIVNLTHHSYFNLNGHDSTVLDQEMSIVSDKILETDSENIPTGKFTPLSDHAFDFRTAKNCPASIDNSFVIEPSNEVVATLYSSKTKLKMSVYTDQPSVHIYVGGNCFDILKGKEDAVYHATSGICFETQNFPDAPNHKHFPNTVLKKGQEYQQKTVYKFETLD; from the coding sequence ATGGAAATAAAACATATCTCTCAATTTGAAGACAAATCTGCTTATAAATCTTTTGGTTTAACCTCTGATAACGAAGAAATTCTCTCTTTTGAATTATCAAATAAAAGCGGAATGAAAGTTCAGTTAATCAATTATGGAGCAACTGTAACTTCACTAAAAATACCTGTTGACGGAAAATTGATAGATGTCGTTTTGGGCTTTGATACTTTAGAATCTTATCTGGACTCCTATAATTTACCAAGTGCCCCCTATTTTGGAACCACTGTTGGCCGTTATGCCGGAAGAATCAATAAAGGCCTTTTTAGTTTAAATGATAAAACTTTTCAATTGGCCGGAAACAATAATGGTAATGCTTTGCACGGAGGAGATACTGGTTTTGGAAAAAAAGCATGGAATGTAACCAATTTAACTGCTGGCGAAAATCCTTCTGTAACATTTAGTTTACTAAGTGAGAATCTGGATCAAAATTATCCCGGCGCTTTGCAAGTGGAATTAAAATATACTTTAACAGAAGCAAACGAATTGCAGCTTGAATACAAAGCAACAACAACCGAAGACACTATTGTAAACTTAACTCATCACAGTTATTTTAATTTAAACGGACATGATTCAACTGTTCTGGATCAGGAAATGTCTATTGTTTCAGATAAAATACTCGAAACTGATTCCGAGAATATTCCAACCGGAAAATTTACCCCGCTTTCTGATCATGCTTTCGATTTCAGAACCGCAAAAAACTGTCCCGCTTCTATCGATAATTCATTTGTAATTGAACCTTCAAATGAAGTTGTTGCAACCTTATACAGTTCAAAAACAAAACTAAAAATGAGTGTTTATACCGATCAGCCAAGTGTACATATATATGTAGGCGGAAATTGCTTTGATATTTTGAAAGGAAAAGAAGATGCTGTTTATCATGCCACAAGTGGTATCTGTTTTGAAACTCAAAATTTCCCTGACGCGCCAAATCACAAACATTTTCCTAATACTGTCTTGAAAAAAGGCCAGGAATATCAGCAAAAAACGGTTTACAAATTTGAAACTCTAGATTAG